One part of the Raphanus sativus cultivar WK10039 chromosome 7, ASM80110v3, whole genome shotgun sequence genome encodes these proteins:
- the LOC108817656 gene encoding iron-sulfur assembly protein IscA-like 2, mitochondrial: MSSRSLVKRFVPYVSARIRENHRMLNYCSSASSSALKEASSSRSESPSLEAVHLSDNCIRRMKELQSSEAEKKLLRLGVETGGCSGFQYVFELDHTTNPDDRVFEKNGVKLVVDNVSYDFVKGATVDYVEELIRSAFVVAENPAAVGGCSCKSSFMVKQ; this comes from the exons ATGTCTAGTAGATCTCTGGTGAAACGTTTTGTCCCTTACGTGTCTGCTCGTATAAGAGAGAATCATAGGATGCTTAATTATTGTTCTtccgcttcttcttctgctcTCAAAGAAGCTTCTTCCTCCCGATCTGAATCTCCTTCTCTCGAAGCTGTTCACCTTAGCGACAATTGTATCCGG AGAATGAAAGAGTTGCAATCGAGTGAGGCGGAGAAGAAGCTGCTTCGATTGGGTGTAGAAACAGGAGGTTGTTCTGGTTTCCAGTATGTCTTTGAGCTTGATCATACAACCAACCCCGATGACAG GGTTTTCGAGAAGAACGGTGTTAAATTGGTTGTAGATAATGTCTCTTATGACTTTGTCAAAGGCGCTACTGTTGATTACGTCGAGGAGCTCATCCGTTCTGCTTTCGTG GTAGCTGAAAACCCGGCCGCAGTGGGAGGATGCAGTTGTAAGAGCTCCTTCATGGTGAAACAGTGA
- the LOC108817654 gene encoding ABC transporter B family member 29, chloroplastic, translating to MPFLLRPTTPYFLLPPPQRHRRTSPLFLKPPIHPSPRHLSSKKSSVSLTRANVTVLKPFENVKPYLQSESKTILSGWLCSFVSVVSLSQIIPRIGSFTSNLNATTPTKLTNAGLVLAALFLARVVAGYLQQAYLWEASLNSVYRIRVFAYRRVLERELEFFEGGNGISSGDIAFRITAEASEVSDTIYALLNTVVPSAFQISAMATHMLVASPLLTLVSALVIPSVALVIAFLGDRLRKISRKSQIASASLSAYLNEVLPAILFVKANNAEVSETVRFQRFARADLSERFKKKKMKSLIPQIVQVIYLGSLSVFCVGAVTLSGSSLSSGAIVSFMTSLAFLIEPVQDLGKAYNELKQGEPAIERLFDLASLKSKVIERPEAIRLEKVAGEVELCNVSFKYGEEMLPVLDGLNLHIKAGETIALVGPSGGGKTTLIKLLLRLYEPSSGSIYIDKKDIKDIKLESLRQHVGLVSQDITLFTGTVTENIGYRDLTTGIDMKRVEHAAKTANADEFIRNLPEGYNTGIGPRGSSLSGGQRQRLAIARALYQNSSILILDEATSALDSMSELLVRQALERVMQDHTVIVIAHRLETVMMAQRVFLLEKGKLKELSRSSLLGTHKDSLSSAGFVI from the exons ATGCCATTTCTCCTCCGCCCAACGACGCCGTATTTCCTCCTTCCTCCGCCGCAGCGCCACCGACGAACCTCACCTCTCTTTCTCAAACCCCCAATCCATCCATCGCCGAGACACCTGAGCTCAAAAAAATCCTCTGTTTCCCTTACTCGTGCCAACGTAACCGTTCTAAAACCCTTCGAGAACGTTAAGCCCTATCTCCAATCCGAATCCAAAACCATCCTCTCCGGCTGGCTCTGCAGCTTCGTCTCCGTCGTCTCCCTCTCCCAGATCATCCCCAGGATCGGTTCCTTCACCTCCAACCTCAACGCCACAACCCCAACGAAGCTCACAAACGCTGGTCTCGTCCTCGCGGCTCTGTTTCTCGCCAGAGTCGTCGCGGGGTATCTCCAGCAAGCGTATCTATGGGAGGCTTCTCTGAACTCCGTCTACAGGATCCGCGTCTTCGCGTACCGGAGGGTGCTGGAGAGAGAGCTTGAGTTCTTCGAAGGTGGGAACGGGATCTCGTCGGGAGATATCGCGTTTCGTATCACCGCCGAAGCTTCTGAAGTTTCCGACACTATCTATGCTCTTCTCAAT ACAGTTGTGCCTAGTGCTTTCCAGATATCTGCTATGGCCACACATATGCTTGTTGCAAGTCCTCTCCTCACACTAGTCTCCGCACTG GTGATCCCATCTGTTGCGCTAGTCATAGCGTTTCTTGGTGATCGGCTTCGTAAGATATCAAGAAAGTCTCAGATTGCCTCTGCTTCACTCTCCGCCTACTTGAACGAG GTGCTTCCTGCAATTTTGTTTGTGAAGGCTAACAACGCAGAGGTTTCCGAGACTGTAAGGTTTCAGAGGTTTGCTCGTGCTGATCTATCTGAGCgttttaagaagaagaaaatgaagtcGCTTATCCCTCAGATTGTTCAAGTTATCTATCTCGGTTCGTTGTCCGTGTTCTGTGTTGGAGCCGTGACACTTTCTGGATCTTCCTTAAGCTCTGGTGCCATTGTTTCCTTTATGACATCCTTAGCTTTCTTGATTGAGCCTGTCCAG GATCTGGGGAAAGCTTATAATGAATTGAAACAAGGAGAGCCAGCGATTGAACGTTTATTTGATTTAGCCTCCTTAAAATCTAAGGTGATCGAGAGACCTGAAGCCATTCGACTGGAAAAGGTCGCAGGCGAGGTTGAGTTGTGCAATGTTTCGTTTAAGTATGGAGAAGAGATGCTTCCTGTTTTAGATGGGTTGAATCTTCATATCAAAGCAGGAGAGACTATAGCTCTTGTTGGCCCATCTGGTGGAGGGAAGACAACACTGATTAAATTGCTTCTTCGCCTCTACGAACCTTCCTCTG GCTCTATCTATATTGACAAAAAGGACATCAAGGATATCAAACTGGAGAGTTTGAGGCAGCATGTTGGTCTGGTTTCGCAGGACATT ACTTTGTTTACAGGGACAGTTACTGAGAACATTGGGTACAGAGATCTCACTACAGGAATCGACATGAAGAGAGTTGAGCATGCTGCAAAAACTGCAAATGCTGATGAGTTTATCAGAAACCTACCAGAGGGATACAACACAGGAATAGGTCCCAGGGGTTCAAGCTTAAGCGGAGGCCAGAGACAGAG ACTAGCTATAGCAAGAGCGCTGTATCAGAACTCATCCATACTGATTTTGGATGAAGCAACATCAGCATTGGATAGTATGTCGGAGTTGCTAGTCAGACAAGCTCTTGAACGTGTAATGCAAGACCATACG GTAATTGTGATTGCACATAGACTGGAGACAGTGATGATGGCGCAGAGGGTGTTCTTGTTGGAGAAGGGAAAGCTGAAGGAGTTAAGTCGCTCTTCTCTGTTAGGTACACACAAGGACTCACTTTCATCAGCTGGATTTGTAATTTGA
- the LOC108817655 gene encoding signal recognition particle subunit SRP54, chloroplastic — translation MEALQISSRFSVNRVPCTQIWTERRAGRAAFSSAAFTGTTTTTNSASLSSSNNTSSTREIWSWVKKSKTAVGHGRRRSQVRAEMFGQLTSGLEAAWTKLKGEEVLTKENIAEPMRDIRRALLEADVSLPVVRRFVQSVSDQAVGIGVIRGVKPDQQLVKIVHDELVKLMGGEVSELQFSKSGPTVILLAGLQGVGKTTVCAKLACYLKKQGKSCMLIAGDVYRPAAIDQLVILGEQVSVPVYTAGTEVKPADIAKEGLQEAKKNNVDVVIMDTAGRLQIDKGMMDELKDVKKVLNPTEVLLVVDAMTGQEAAALVTTFNVEIGITGAILTKLDGDSRGGAALSVKEVSGKPIKLVGRGERMEDLEPFYPNRMAGRVLGMGDVLSFVEKAEEVMRQEDAEDLQKKIMSAKFDFNDFLKQTRAVAKMGSMTRVLGMIPGMGKVSPAQIRDAEKSLVVMEAMIEAMTPEEREKPELLAESPERRKRVATDSGKTEQQVGQLVAQIFQMRVRMKNLMGVMEGGSIPALSELEDAMKAEQKAPPGTARRKKRKADSRKKFVESASSNPGPRGFGN, via the exons ATGGAGGCTCTGCAAATTTCGAGCCGTTTCTCTGTGAATAGAGTACCGTGTACACAGATCTGGACGGAGAGACGAGCAGGTAGGGCTGCGTTTAGTTCAGCAGCATTCACcggaaccaccaccaccaccaattcagcttctctctcttcttctaaCAACACCTCCTCCACG AGGGAGATATGGAGTTGGGTGAAGAAATCGAAGACAGCTGTTGGACATGGAAGGAGGAGGAGTCAAGTGAGGGCGGAGATGTTTGGTCAGTTGACTAGTGGCCTCGAGGCTGCTTGGACCAAACTCAAAGGAGAAG AGGTTTTGACAAAGGAGAATATTGCTGAGCCAATGAGGGATATCAGAAGAGCTCTCCTTGAAGCTGat GTGAGCCTCCCAGTTGTTAGAAGATTTGTTCAATCTGTTAGTGACCAAGCCGTTGGAATTGGTGTCATTCGAGGAGTCAAACCAGACCAGCAGTTGGTCAAA ATTGTACATGATGAGCTAGTGAAGCTGATGGGTGGAGAAGTATCCGAGCTCCAGTTTTCTAAGTCTGGTCCTACTGTTATATTGCTTGCTGGCCTCCAAGGGGTCGGGAAGACAACGGTTTGCGCTAAACTAGCTTGTTACCTAAAGAAGCAG GGAAAATCTTGCATGCTTATTGCTGGAGATGTGTACCGACCTGCTGCCATCGATCAACTTGTCATTTTAGGGGAACAG GTTAGTGTGCCGGTTTATACAGCAGGGACTGAAGTAAAACCTGCAGATATAGCTAAGGAAGGTCTACAAGAAGCTAAGAAGAACAATGTGGATGTTGTTATTATGGATACTGCAGGGAGACTTCAg ATAGATAAAGGGATGATGGATGAGTTAAAAGACGTGAAGAAAGTTCTGAACCCCACAGAAGTGTTGCTAGTTGTTGATGCCATGACTGGACAAGAAGCCGCAG CATTGGTGACGACATTCAATGTTGAGATAGGAATCACAGGAGCCATACTGACAAAGCTAGACGGTGATTCAAGAGGTGGTGCTGCTTTGAGTGTCAAGGAG GTATCTGGAAAGCCGATAAAACTGGTAGGACGCGGAGAGCGAATGGAGGATCTTGAACCCTTTTATCCCAATAGAATGGCTGGAAGAGTTCTTGGAATGGGAGATGTGCTTTCTTTTGTAGAGAAGGCAGAAGAAGTT ATGCGTCAAGAAGATGCAGAGGATCTACAGAAGAAGATAATGAGTGCAAAGTTCGACTTTAACGATTTCTTAAAGCAGACTCGTGCTGTTGCCAAAATGGGTTCGATGACACGAGTTCTTGGAATGATTCCCGGGATGGGTAAAGTGAGTCCAGCGCAGATACGAGACGCTGAGAAGAGTCTTGTAGTCATGGAAGCAATGATCGAAGCCATGACACCTG AGGAAAGGGAGAAGCCAGAGTTACTAGCAGAATCTccagagagaaggaaaagagTTGCTACAGATTCAGGAAAAACAGAACAACAG gTGGGCCAACTTGTGGCACAAATATTCCAAATGAGAGTGAGGATGAAGAACTTGATGGGAGTAATGGAAGGAGGATCCATTCCTGCATTAAGCGAGCTCGAGGACGCAATGAAAGCAGAACAAaag GCTCCACCAGGAACCgcaaggaggaagaagagaaaggcGGACTCGAGGAAGAAATTTGTGGAGTCTGCATCAAGCAATCCAGGTCCTCGTGGCTTTGGCAACTAG